In Canis lupus dingo isolate Sandy chromosome 1, ASM325472v2, whole genome shotgun sequence, a single genomic region encodes these proteins:
- the FBXO17 gene encoding F-box only protein 17, protein MGARPSRRQLPAEPPLALDALPPELLVQVLSHVPPRALVTRCRAVCRAWRDVVDGPTVWLLQLARDRSAEGRALYAVAQRCPPHGEDEEFPLCALARYCLRAPLGRNLIFNSCGEQGFRGWEVEHGGNGWAVEKNLTLVPGAPSQTCFVTSFQWCFKRQLVDLVMEGVWQELLDSAQIEICVADWWGARENCGCIYRLRVRLLDTYENEVVKFSASPNPVLQWTERGCRQVSHVFTNFGKGIRYVSFEQYGRDTRSWVGHYGALVTHSSVRVRIRLS, encoded by the exons ATGGGCGCCCGGCCCTCGCGGCGGCAGCTGCCCGCGGAGCCGCCCCTCGCCTTGGACGCGCTGCCCCCGGAGCTGCTCGTGCAGGTGCTGAGCCACGTGCCTCCGCGCGCGCTCGTGACCCGCTGCCGCGCAGTGTGCCGCGCCTGGCGCGACGTGGTGGACGGGCCCACCGTGTGGCTGCTGCAGCTGGCCCGCGACCGCAGCGCCGAGGGCCGCGCGCTCTACGCGGTGGCCCAGCGCTGCCCGCCCCACGGCGAGGACGAGGAGTTCCCGCTCTGCGCCTTGGCCCGCTACTGCCTGCGCGCGCCCCTCGGCCGCAACCTCATCTTCAACTCCTGCGGCGAGC AGGGCTTCAGAGGCTGGGAGGTGGAGCACGGCGGGAATGGCTGGGCCGTGGAAAAGAACCTAACGCTGGTGCCGGGGGCTCCTTCCCAGACCTGCTTCGTGACTTCTTTCCA ATGGTGCTTCAAGAGGCAGCTGGTAGACTTGGTGATGGAGGGAGTGTGGCAGGAGCTGCTGGACAGTGCCCAGATCGAGATCTGTGTGGCCGACTG GTGGGGTGCAAGAGAGAACTGTGGCTGCATCTACCGGCTCCGGGTCCGCCTCCTGGACACGTATGAAAACGAAGTGGTCAAGTTCTCGGCCTCACCCAACCCAGTTCTTCAGTGGACTGAGAGAGGCTGCCGACAG GTGTCTCATGTCTTCACCAACTTCGGCAAGGGCATCCGCTACGTGTCTTTTGAGCAGTATGGGAGAGACACGCGTTCCTGGGTCGGGCACTATGGTGCCCTGGTGACCCACTCCAGTGTGAGGGTCAGGATCCGCCTGTCCTAG
- the MRPS12 gene encoding 28S ribosomal protein S12, mitochondrial — translation MSWSGLLRGLRASLSYGQALASQLWTTRTMATLNQMHRRGLPKWPPPPLGPTAGRPQLKGVVLRTFIRKPKKPNSANRKCCRVRLSTGREAVCFIPGEGHSLQEHHVVLVQGGRTQDLPGVKLTVVRGKYDCGHVQKKK, via the exons ATGTCCTGGTCCGGCCTTCTCCGTGGCCTCCGCGCGTCCCTAAGTTACG GCCAAGCCCTGGCCTCCCAGCTGTGGACCACCCGCACCATGGCCACCCTGAACCAGATGCATCGCCGGGGGCTTCCGAAGTGGCCGCCTCCACCTCTGGGCCCCACGGCTGGCCGGCCACAGCTGAAGGGAGTGGTTTTGCGCACATTCATCCGAAAGCCCAAGAAACCCAACTCGGCCAACCGCAAGTGCTGCCGTGTGCGGCTCAGCACAGGCCGAGAGGCTGTATGCTTCATCCCCGGAGAGGGTCACAGCCTGCAGGAGCACCACGTCGTGCTCGTGCAGGGTGGCCGCACCCAGGACCTGCCTGGCGTGAAGCTCACTGTCGTGCGTGGCAAGTACGACTGTGGCCATGTGCAGAAGAAGAAGTGA